A single window of Rubripirellula lacrimiformis DNA harbors:
- a CDS encoding amino acid aminotransferase: MTATSKPSSRFIGITTAPPDAILGLTEAFAADTNPQKMNLSVGVYKDASGQTPVLKCVKAAEKWLVENEKTKGYLPIDGQADYRRHVRNLIFGDCVESDRVSVVQTPGGTGALRVAAGFLNSQLAPIRVWISTPTWANHNAVFTSEHVPQEAYRYLADDKKSFDLDGMIDDLTNNTRPGDAVLLHACCHNPTGVDPTAEQWDQIASVVAEKRLLPIIDFAYQGFGNGLAEDTVAVRAILKVCDEAIVCSSFSKNFGLYSERVGAISILSGDAEMAGAVQSQLKTLVRSNYSNPPRHGAAVVATILDDADLTQMWHDELTEMRTRIKRLRQQFVETMKKTGKGHDFGFLLDQNGMFSFSGLNKMQVDELKNKHSIYIVGSGRINVAGMSEDRMDQLCAAIADVIEN, translated from the coding sequence ATGACCGCAACTTCGAAACCATCGTCCCGATTCATCGGGATCACGACCGCTCCCCCCGACGCTATTCTGGGATTGACGGAGGCTTTCGCAGCCGACACCAACCCTCAGAAAATGAATCTCAGCGTCGGTGTCTACAAGGATGCGTCCGGGCAGACCCCTGTCCTGAAATGCGTCAAAGCTGCTGAAAAGTGGCTGGTCGAGAACGAGAAAACGAAGGGCTATCTGCCCATCGATGGACAGGCCGACTATCGCCGTCATGTACGCAACCTGATCTTTGGCGACTGCGTCGAATCGGACCGCGTGTCCGTCGTGCAGACCCCCGGTGGCACCGGTGCACTGCGAGTGGCTGCCGGTTTTTTGAACAGCCAGTTGGCACCGATCCGCGTTTGGATCTCCACACCGACTTGGGCTAACCACAACGCGGTGTTCACATCCGAGCATGTTCCGCAGGAAGCCTACCGCTACCTCGCCGACGACAAAAAGTCGTTCGACTTGGATGGCATGATCGACGACCTGACCAACAACACCCGGCCCGGCGACGCAGTCCTGCTGCACGCCTGTTGTCACAACCCGACCGGTGTGGACCCGACTGCGGAACAGTGGGACCAGATCGCCAGCGTCGTCGCCGAAAAACGACTGCTCCCGATCATCGACTTTGCTTACCAAGGTTTCGGCAACGGTCTGGCCGAAGACACGGTCGCGGTACGTGCGATCTTGAAGGTCTGCGACGAAGCCATCGTGTGCAGTTCATTCTCGAAGAACTTTGGCTTGTACAGCGAGCGTGTTGGTGCCATTTCGATCCTCAGCGGCGACGCTGAAATGGCGGGTGCCGTCCAAAGCCAATTGAAAACCTTGGTCCGCAGCAACTACAGCAATCCACCGCGTCATGGTGCGGCAGTGGTAGCAACCATCTTGGATGATGCCGACCTGACGCAGATGTGGCACGACGAGCTGACCGAGATGCGGACACGCATCAAGCGGCTTCGACAACAGTTCGTCGAAACGATGAAGAAGACTGGCAAAGGCCACGACTTCGGATTCTTGCTAGACCAAAACGGCATGTTTTCGTTTAGCGGGCTGAACAAGATGCAAGTGGATGAACTCAAAAACAAACACAGCATCTACATCGTCGGCAGCGGCCGAATCAACGTCGCCGGGATGAGCGAAGATCGCATGGATCAACTCTGTGCAGCCATTGCGGACGTGATTGAAAACTGA
- the otnC gene encoding 3-oxo-tetronate 4-phosphate decarboxylase, producing MTAANQAPDDSERELREQMAARGRSLFERRFTHGSTGNLSVRLNDGILVTPTDSSLGSLAPDRIAKVSFDGEHLAGDRPSKEAFLHLSMYRSRPQEFAVVHLHSTYSVAVSCMAEIDPENVLPPITAYQLMRVGRCPLVPFYAPGDMELAAAVGEQAKTTRAMLLANHGPVIAGKSLAAAVAAAEELEETARLFLLLRGIPTRLVPDFHP from the coding sequence ATGACGGCGGCGAATCAGGCACCGGATGACTCCGAACGCGAACTACGCGAGCAAATGGCGGCTCGCGGACGTTCGCTGTTCGAGCGTCGGTTCACCCACGGCAGCACCGGCAACCTGAGTGTCCGGCTAAACGATGGGATCCTGGTCACGCCGACCGATTCCAGCCTGGGCAGCCTGGCCCCGGATCGGATCGCCAAAGTCAGCTTCGACGGCGAACATCTAGCCGGCGACCGTCCATCCAAGGAAGCGTTCCTGCATCTTTCGATGTATCGATCGCGTCCGCAGGAATTCGCGGTTGTGCATCTGCACAGCACGTATTCGGTAGCGGTTTCGTGCATGGCCGAGATCGACCCCGAAAACGTGCTGCCGCCGATCACTGCCTACCAACTGATGCGAGTGGGACGTTGCCCGCTGGTACCGTTCTACGCTCCGGGCGACATGGAACTGGCCGCCGCGGTGGGGGAACAAGCGAAAACCACGCGTGCGATGCTGCTGGCCAATCATGGCCCGGTGATTGCCGGGAAATCGCTAGCCGCCGCCGTCGCGGCCGCCGAAGAGTTGGAAGAAACGGCTCGGCTGTTCCTGCTGCTGCGTGGAATCCCAACACGTCTGGTACCCGACTTCCACCCCTGA
- a CDS encoding sulfatase, translating to MLDRYVSIQGVSMLGGLGRRRIRSIAELVFAVFLFAAFGCTSAVGGEIAGADQATGTISGSATQADQRPNVLLIYLDDFGWRDCGFMGSDFYETPHLDALAARGMVFTNAYSSAANCAPARACLLSGQYTPRHEIYNVGTERRGNPKYGKLEHVPGVDTLPTNIRTWAHQIRDAGYRTGSIGKWHVSNDPLPYGFDFNFAGTHSGSPPRGYFPPHPKAPGLEDAPDDEYLTDRLTDEAIGFIDRNQDTRWMLYLTHFAVHTPLQGKDDLVAKYKQKPKGELHNHAIMAAMIQSVDEGIGRIIARLNQLGLDEKTAIVFTSDNGGYGPATSMAPLKGYKGTYFEGGIREPFFVVWPSVVEGGTKCDTPIIQVDLYPTLCEMTGADLPQDQPVDGISLVPLIKGAGPAAEPRSIFWHFPAYLQAYSKSDGQRDPLYRSRPCSVIRRGDWKLHEYFEDGKLMLFNLKDDIGESNDQSESNPAKTKQLHDELVAWRKATGAPVPSKPNPRYDADAEAKAIKRAM from the coding sequence ATGCTTGATCGATACGTTTCTATCCAAGGGGTTTCGATGTTAGGTGGTCTTGGGCGGCGTCGGATCCGAAGCATTGCGGAGCTAGTATTCGCTGTCTTTCTATTCGCTGCGTTTGGTTGCACCAGCGCAGTTGGCGGCGAAATCGCAGGTGCCGACCAAGCGACGGGGACAATATCCGGATCGGCGACGCAGGCCGATCAGCGGCCCAACGTGTTGTTGATCTACCTGGACGATTTCGGCTGGCGAGACTGTGGGTTCATGGGAAGCGATTTCTATGAAACGCCTCATCTGGATGCCCTGGCGGCACGCGGGATGGTGTTCACCAACGCGTATTCCTCGGCCGCCAATTGCGCCCCCGCACGGGCCTGTTTGTTGTCGGGACAGTACACTCCGCGGCACGAAATTTATAATGTCGGTACCGAGCGACGTGGCAATCCGAAGTATGGCAAGCTGGAACATGTTCCCGGTGTCGATACGTTGCCGACCAATATCCGAACCTGGGCCCATCAGATACGTGATGCAGGATACCGGACCGGATCGATCGGCAAGTGGCATGTTAGCAACGATCCCCTGCCCTACGGTTTCGATTTCAATTTCGCGGGCACCCACAGCGGTAGTCCACCGAGGGGTTATTTTCCGCCACACCCCAAGGCACCGGGATTGGAAGACGCGCCCGACGACGAATATCTAACCGACCGTTTGACGGACGAAGCGATTGGTTTTATCGATCGCAACCAAGACACGCGGTGGATGCTGTACTTGACCCACTTTGCCGTCCACACGCCGTTGCAGGGTAAGGATGATCTGGTCGCCAAATACAAACAGAAGCCGAAAGGCGAATTGCACAATCACGCGATCATGGCCGCGATGATCCAAAGTGTCGACGAAGGGATCGGGCGGATCATTGCACGTTTGAATCAACTTGGGCTGGACGAGAAAACGGCGATCGTCTTTACGTCCGACAACGGTGGCTACGGACCTGCCACATCGATGGCACCGTTGAAGGGATACAAGGGAACCTATTTCGAAGGCGGCATTCGTGAACCCTTCTTTGTCGTTTGGCCATCCGTAGTAGAGGGCGGGACGAAGTGTGACACGCCGATCATTCAGGTGGATCTGTACCCGACGCTGTGCGAGATGACGGGGGCTGATTTACCGCAGGACCAGCCGGTGGATGGGATCAGCCTGGTGCCGCTGATCAAGGGTGCCGGACCGGCCGCCGAGCCGCGATCGATCTTTTGGCACTTTCCGGCCTACCTGCAGGCGTATTCGAAATCCGATGGTCAACGCGACCCGCTTTATCGCAGTCGCCCATGCAGCGTGATTCGTCGCGGCGACTGGAAGTTGCACGAGTATTTCGAAGACGGCAAGTTGATGTTGTTCAATTTGAAAGACGACATTGGCGAATCCAATGATCAGTCTGAGTCGAATCCTGCCAAGACCAAACAGTTGCATGATGAATTGGTCGCTTGGCGGAAAGCCACCGGGGCGCCGGTCCCCAGCAAGCCCAACCCGCGGTACGACGCCGATGCCGAGGCAAAGGCAATCAAACGAGCTATGTGA
- a CDS encoding DUF1501 domain-containing protein — protein MNNQEIINRLTRRSFFSQTSAGLGAAALASLNAGNVVATPASSSDRVGGLPSLPHHEPKARRAIYLFMSGAPSQMDMWDHKPAMADWYDKDLPESIRQGQRLTTMTSGQSRFPIAPSIYKFSPHGQNQTMASELIPHMAGKVDEIALVKSMYTEAINHDPAITYICTGDQLPGKASLGSWLSYGLGTENENLPAFMVMTASWTGRQQAQALYNRLWGSGFLPSKYQGVSLRSSGDKVLYLSNPDGVDPSVRRRMLDSLARLNQSTAEQIGDPETNARIAQYEMAFRMQTSVPDLADISDEPQHVLDLYGPDVTKPGTFANCCLMSRRMAERGVRFTQIFHRGWDQHGQLPKDLPNQCRDVDQPSAGLLTDLRQRGMLDDTLVVWGGEFGRTIYCQGGLTKTNYGRDHHPKCFTVWMAGGGVKAGVVHGETDEFSYNITKDPVHIRDLNATILNQMGIDAERFVYPFRGLDQRLTGVEQSRVVSEILA, from the coding sequence ATGAACAATCAAGAAATCATCAATCGCCTGACGCGGCGTTCATTTTTCTCGCAGACGTCGGCCGGTTTAGGGGCTGCGGCGCTGGCGTCCCTCAACGCCGGCAATGTGGTCGCCACGCCCGCATCCAGTTCGGATCGCGTGGGCGGTCTGCCGTCGCTGCCGCATCATGAACCCAAGGCCCGCCGGGCGATCTACTTGTTCATGTCTGGGGCCCCCAGCCAGATGGACATGTGGGATCACAAACCCGCGATGGCTGATTGGTACGACAAGGATCTTCCCGAATCGATTCGCCAGGGTCAACGTTTGACGACGATGACCAGCGGACAGTCGCGGTTTCCTATCGCGCCGAGCATCTATAAGTTTTCGCCCCATGGGCAGAACCAGACGATGGCCAGCGAACTGATCCCGCACATGGCCGGCAAAGTGGATGAGATTGCGCTGGTCAAATCGATGTATACCGAAGCGATCAATCATGATCCGGCGATCACCTATATCTGCACCGGAGATCAGTTGCCCGGGAAGGCTAGTTTGGGTTCCTGGCTCAGCTATGGCTTGGGGACCGAGAACGAGAATCTGCCGGCGTTCATGGTGATGACGGCTTCGTGGACGGGGCGTCAACAGGCACAGGCGCTGTACAACCGATTGTGGGGCAGCGGGTTTTTGCCCAGCAAGTATCAGGGGGTCTCGCTGCGCAGCAGTGGCGACAAAGTCCTATACCTGTCCAACCCCGACGGAGTCGACCCGAGCGTTCGCCGTCGAATGCTCGATTCGCTGGCCCGGTTGAACCAGTCGACGGCGGAACAGATTGGCGACCCGGAAACCAATGCTCGCATCGCCCAGTACGAAATGGCGTTCCGAATGCAGACCAGTGTTCCCGATCTGGCCGACATCAGCGATGAACCCCAACATGTCTTGGATCTGTACGGGCCGGATGTGACCAAGCCGGGAACCTTTGCCAATTGCTGTTTGATGTCGCGTCGAATGGCCGAGCGTGGCGTGCGGTTCACACAGATCTTTCACCGAGGTTGGGACCAACATGGTCAGCTTCCCAAGGATCTTCCGAATCAATGTCGTGACGTGGATCAACCATCGGCGGGATTGCTGACCGACCTGCGCCAACGTGGAATGCTGGACGATACCCTGGTGGTTTGGGGCGGCGAGTTCGGCCGCACGATCTACTGCCAAGGCGGTTTGACCAAAACGAATTACGGACGCGATCACCATCCCAAATGCTTTACCGTTTGGATGGCAGGTGGTGGGGTCAAGGCCGGAGTGGTGCACGGCGAGACGGACGAGTTTAGCTACAATATCACCAAGGATCCGGTTCACATCCGTGACCTCAATGCGACGATCTTGAACCAGATGGGCATCGACGCAGAACGGTTTGTGTATCCATTCCGTGGATTGGATCAACGTTTGACCGGCGTCGAGCAGAGCCGAGTGGTGAGCGAAATTTTGGCTTGA